A region from the Citrobacter telavivensis genome encodes:
- a CDS encoding TonB-dependent siderophore receptor codes for MKIISARHTAVPALFLPLVFSSPVMADDSTDAQTMIVSASPQAISELDTPAAVSVVDGDEMRLAAPRINLSESLTRVPGLQVQNRQNYAQDLQISLRGFGSRSTYGIRGIRLYVDGIPATMPDGQGQTSNIDLSSVQNVEVLRGPFSALYGNASGGVMNVTTQTGQQPPTIEASSYYGSFGSWRYGLKATGAMGDGTQPGDVDYTVSTTRFTTHGYRDRSGAQKNLANAKLGVRLDDDSKLSLIFNSVDIKADDPGGLSETEWREDPRQSPRAEQYNTRKTIKQTQAGLRYERQFSARDDMSVMMYAGERETTQYQSIPITPQLRPSHAGGVIALQRHYQGIDSRWTHRGELGVPVTFTTGLNYENMSENRKGYNNYRLSNGVPEYGQKGSLRRDERNLMWNVDPYLQTQWQLTDKLSLDAGVRYSSVWFDSNDRYVTPGNGDDSGEASYHQWLPAGSLKYALTDGWNVYLAAGRGFETPTINELSYRADGQSGMNFALKPSTNDTVEIGSKTRIGDGLLTAALFQTDTDDELVVDSSSGGRTTYKNAGKTRRQGAELAWDQRVAGDWRFIASWTWLDATYRSNVCSDQNCNGNRMPGIARNMGFASLGYVPDEGWYAGADARYMGDIMADDENTAKAPSYTVVGLNTGYKFNVSRLTVDVFGRVDNLFDKEYVGSVIVNESNGRYYEPAPGRNYGVGVNLAWHFE; via the coding sequence ATGAAGATTATTTCCGCACGACATACCGCAGTTCCCGCACTTTTTCTCCCGCTCGTGTTCTCATCGCCAGTGATGGCTGATGACTCGACCGATGCCCAGACGATGATCGTTAGCGCGTCACCCCAGGCGATATCAGAGCTGGATACGCCAGCAGCCGTCAGCGTCGTTGACGGCGATGAGATGCGTCTGGCAGCGCCGCGCATCAACCTGTCAGAATCGCTGACCCGCGTGCCGGGACTTCAGGTACAAAACCGGCAAAACTATGCGCAGGATTTGCAGATTTCACTACGTGGATTCGGCTCCCGTTCCACCTATGGCATTCGCGGCATCCGTCTGTATGTGGACGGTATTCCCGCCACCATGCCGGACGGTCAAGGGCAGACCTCGAACATTGACCTCAGCAGCGTGCAGAACGTTGAGGTGCTGCGCGGCCCCTTCTCAGCGCTGTACGGCAATGCCTCCGGTGGCGTGATGAATGTCACCACCCAAACCGGTCAGCAGCCGCCGACAATAGAAGCGAGCAGCTATTACGGCAGTTTCGGTAGCTGGCGTTATGGGCTGAAAGCCACGGGCGCGATGGGTGATGGCACCCAGCCAGGCGACGTGGATTACACGGTCTCCACCACCCGTTTCACCACCCATGGCTATCGTGACCGCAGCGGCGCGCAGAAAAATCTGGCGAACGCAAAACTGGGCGTACGCCTCGATGACGACAGTAAACTGAGCCTGATTTTTAACAGTGTCGACATCAAAGCCGACGATCCGGGTGGCCTCAGCGAAACGGAATGGCGGGAAGATCCGCGGCAATCCCCTCGCGCTGAGCAATACAACACGCGCAAAACCATCAAACAGACCCAGGCCGGATTGCGCTATGAGCGCCAGTTCAGCGCGCGGGATGACATGAGCGTCATGATGTACGCCGGAGAGCGCGAAACCACGCAGTACCAGTCCATTCCCATCACGCCCCAGCTTCGCCCCTCTCATGCAGGCGGCGTGATCGCTCTGCAACGTCATTATCAGGGCATCGACAGCCGCTGGACGCATCGTGGTGAACTGGGTGTCCCCGTGACCTTCACCACCGGTTTGAACTACGAGAACATGAGTGAAAACCGTAAAGGCTATAACAACTATCGCCTGAGTAACGGTGTGCCGGAGTACGGACAAAAAGGCAGTCTGCGCCGCGATGAACGCAACCTGATGTGGAACGTGGATCCTTATCTGCAAACCCAGTGGCAGTTGACCGACAAACTCTCGCTGGATGCCGGCGTGCGCTACAGTTCAGTGTGGTTCGATTCCAACGATCGTTACGTCACGCCGGGTAATGGCGATGACAGCGGTGAGGCCAGCTACCATCAGTGGCTGCCAGCCGGCTCGTTAAAATACGCCTTAACCGATGGGTGGAACGTCTATCTCGCCGCAGGCCGTGGCTTCGAAACGCCGACCATCAATGAGCTTTCCTATCGCGCTGACGGACAAAGCGGGATGAATTTTGCGCTCAAACCCTCAACCAACGATACGGTGGAAATCGGGAGTAAAACCCGGATCGGTGACGGGTTGCTGACGGCGGCGCTCTTCCAGACCGATACCGATGATGAACTGGTGGTCGATTCCAGCAGCGGAGGACGCACGACCTATAAAAATGCCGGTAAAACGCGCCGCCAGGGCGCGGAACTCGCCTGGGATCAACGCGTTGCCGGAGACTGGCGGTTCATCGCGTCGTGGACCTGGCTGGATGCCACCTATCGCAGTAACGTGTGTAGCGACCAGAACTGTAACGGTAACCGGATGCCCGGCATCGCGCGGAACATGGGGTTCGCCTCGCTGGGATACGTTCCTGATGAAGGCTGGTATGCGGGTGCCGATGCACGCTATATGGGCGATATCATGGCCGATGATGAAAATACCGCGAAAGCGCCGTCTTATACCGTCGTCGGCCTGAATACCGGGTATAAATTTAACGTCAGCCGTCTGACGGTAGATGTATTTGGTCGCGTCGATAACCTGTTCGACAAAGAGTATGTCGGCTCGGTCATCGTGAATGAATCGAATGGCCGCTACTACGAACCTGCGCCAGGGCGAAACTATGGCGTTGGCGTCAACCTGGCCTGGCATTTTGAGTAA
- the ansP gene encoding L-asparagine permease — protein sequence MNTQETTVSEQHAAKRRWLNAHEEGYHKAMGNRQVQMIAIGGAIGTGLFLGAGARLQMAGPALALVYLVCGIFSFFILRALGELVLHRPSSGSFVSYAREFLGEKAAYVAGWMYFINWAMTGIVDITAVALYMHYWGAFGDVPQWVFALGALAIVGTMNMIGVKWFAEMEFWFALVKVLAIVLFLVVGTIFLGSGKPLDGNATGFHLITDNGGFFPHGLLPALVLVQGVVFAFASIELVGTAAGECKDPQTMVPKAINSVIWRIGLFYVGSVVLLVLLLPWNAYQAGQSPFVTFFSKLGVPYIGSMMNIVVLTAALSSLNSGLYCTGRILRSMAMGGSAPKFMSKMSRQHVPYAGILATLVVYVVGVFLNYLVPSQVFEIVLNFASLGIIASWGFIVVCQLRLRQAIKEGKAADVSFRLPGAPYTSWLTLLFLLSVLVLMAFDYPNGTWTIASLPLIAILLVAGWYGVRKRVAEIHRTAP from the coding sequence ATGAATACACAAGAGACAACGGTGTCGGAGCAGCACGCGGCGAAACGACGCTGGTTGAATGCCCATGAAGAGGGTTATCACAAAGCGATGGGCAACCGTCAGGTTCAGATGATCGCCATCGGCGGCGCCATTGGAACCGGGTTATTTTTGGGGGCTGGCGCACGCCTGCAGATGGCGGGTCCGGCGCTGGCGCTGGTCTATCTGGTCTGCGGGATCTTCTCGTTCTTTATTCTGCGCGCGCTGGGCGAACTGGTTTTACACCGCCCTTCCAGCGGCAGTTTCGTCTCATACGCCCGTGAATTTCTCGGCGAGAAAGCCGCCTACGTCGCAGGATGGATGTACTTCATCAACTGGGCAATGACCGGCATTGTCGATATCACCGCCGTCGCGCTGTATATGCACTACTGGGGCGCGTTTGGTGACGTTCCGCAATGGGTCTTTGCGCTCGGCGCGCTGGCTATTGTGGGGACCATGAACATGATCGGCGTGAAGTGGTTTGCCGAAATGGAGTTCTGGTTTGCACTGGTCAAAGTACTGGCCATTGTCCTCTTTCTGGTGGTCGGGACGATTTTCCTCGGCTCGGGTAAACCGCTGGACGGTAATGCCACCGGCTTTCATCTGATTACCGATAACGGCGGGTTCTTCCCCCACGGCCTGCTGCCAGCGCTGGTGCTGGTGCAAGGGGTGGTCTTTGCCTTTGCTTCTATCGAACTGGTGGGAACCGCCGCTGGCGAGTGTAAAGATCCGCAGACGATGGTGCCAAAAGCCATCAACAGCGTGATCTGGCGTATCGGCCTGTTCTACGTCGGGTCCGTGGTGCTGCTGGTTCTGCTGCTGCCATGGAACGCCTACCAGGCGGGACAAAGCCCGTTTGTGACCTTCTTTTCGAAGCTCGGCGTTCCTTACATTGGCAGTATGATGAACATCGTCGTACTGACTGCCGCCCTCTCCAGCCTGAACTCCGGTCTTTATTGCACCGGACGCATTTTGCGCTCAATGGCGATGGGCGGCTCAGCCCCAAAATTCATGAGTAAGATGAGCCGTCAGCATGTGCCCTATGCGGGGATTCTGGCGACGCTGGTGGTGTATGTTGTCGGGGTTTTTCTCAACTATCTGGTCCCGTCACAGGTCTTCGAAATCGTGTTGAACTTTGCGTCGCTGGGGATCATCGCCTCGTGGGGCTTTATCGTGGTTTGCCAGTTGCGCTTGCGTCAGGCCATCAAAGAAGGGAAAGCCGCCGACGTCAGCTTCAGGCTGCCTGGCGCGCCGTATACCTCGTGGTTAACGCTGCTGTTTCTGTTGAGCGTTCTGGTGCTGATGGCGTTCGATTATCCGAACGGAACCTGGACCATTGCTTCTCTGCCGCTGATTGCCATCCTGCTGGTCGCCGGCTGGTACGGCGTGCGTAAACGCGTGGCGGAAATACACCGCACCGCGCCATAA
- a CDS encoding YncE family protein: MHFRHLFSPRLRSSLLLGSLLVASSFSAQAAEEMLRKGVGKGAYEMAYSQQENALWLATSQSRKLDKGGIVYRLDPVTLEVTQAIHNDLKPFGATINNATQTLWFGNTVNSAVTAIDAKTSEVKGRLVLDARKRSEDVRPLQPRELVADEATNTVYISGLGKVSVIWVVDGEKIALKETIQNTGKMSTGLAIDSQAKRLYTTNADGEFITIDTATNKILSRKKLLDDGKEHFFINLSLDTTGHRAFVTDSKAAEVLVVDTRNGNVLAKIAAPESLAVLFNPTRNEVYVTHRQAGKVSVIDAKSYKVVKTFDTPTFPNSLALSADGKTLYVSVKQKSTREKEATEPDDVIRIAL, from the coding sequence ATGCATTTTCGTCATCTGTTTTCACCGCGCCTGCGGAGTTCATTGCTGTTAGGTTCGCTGCTGGTTGCTTCGTCATTCAGCGCCCAGGCCGCAGAAGAAATGCTGCGTAAAGGCGTGGGCAAAGGTGCCTACGAAATGGCTTACAGCCAGCAGGAAAACGCGCTGTGGCTGGCTACCTCGCAGAGCCGCAAGCTGGACAAAGGCGGCATCGTTTATCGTCTTGACCCGGTGACGCTGGAAGTCACGCAGGCCATCCATAACGATCTCAAGCCGTTTGGCGCCACCATTAACAATGCGACCCAGACGCTGTGGTTCGGCAACACGGTGAACAGCGCGGTGACGGCCATTGATGCGAAAACGAGTGAAGTGAAAGGGCGACTGGTCCTCGATGCCCGTAAGCGCTCAGAAGACGTGCGTCCGCTGCAGCCGCGTGAACTGGTTGCCGATGAAGCTACCAACACGGTTTATATCAGCGGTCTTGGCAAAGTGAGCGTGATTTGGGTAGTTGATGGCGAAAAAATTGCGCTGAAAGAGACTATCCAGAATACCGGTAAGATGAGCACCGGTCTGGCGATCGATAGCCAGGCGAAACGTCTGTACACCACTAATGCCGATGGCGAATTCATTACCATCGATACCGCCACCAACAAAATCCTCAGCCGTAAAAAACTGCTGGATGACGGTAAAGAGCACTTCTTTATTAACCTGAGTCTCGATACCACCGGTCATCGCGCATTTGTTACCGACTCAAAAGCGGCCGAAGTGCTGGTCGTTGATACCCGTAACGGCAACGTGCTGGCGAAAATCGCCGCGCCGGAATCGCTGGCTGTGTTGTTTAACCCGACGCGCAATGAAGTCTATGTGACGCACCGTCAGGCGGGTAAAGTGAGCGTGATTGATGCGAAGAGCTACAAAGTCGTGAAAACGTTTGATACGCCGACCTTCCCGAACAGTCTGGCGCTGTCAGCTGATGGCAAAACGCTGTACGTGAGCGTGAAACAGAAATCCACTCGCGAGAAAGAAGCCACTGAACCGGATGATGTGATTCGCATCGCCCTGTAA